In Magnolia sinica isolate HGM2019 chromosome 12, MsV1, whole genome shotgun sequence, a single genomic region encodes these proteins:
- the LOC131220642 gene encoding dormancy-associated protein homolog 3-like: MAIAYLRTSTRDGFFSFPDFLLLSKQDTPKAMGILDQLWDDTFAGPLPETGLSKLRKSSTFSYRGKESDGGSERSDGGDSSDDVTEVSRSIMIVKAAGNPSLGNGSPPSSPAGSTPPVSPFLGMEPYSKVRYSRKNFSSTTHVDV; encoded by the exons ATGGCCATAGCCTATTTAAGAACTTCTACCAGAGATGGTTTTTTCTCCTTTCCTGATTTTCTTCTATTATCGAAGCAAGATACTCCAAAAGCCATGGGCATTCTCGACCAGCTCTGGGATGACACGTTCGCCGGACCTCTGCCGGAAACCGGCCTCAGCAAGCTCCGGAAGTCTTCCACCTTCAGTTACCGTGGCAAAG AATCTGACGGAGGGAGCGAGCGATCGGACGGCGGAGATTCGTCAGACGATGTGACGGAGGTGAGCAGGAGTATAATGATAGTGAAAGCTGCCGGAAATCCGTCGTTGGGGAACGGATCGCCGCCGTCTTCGCCGGCCGGATCTACACCGCCGGTGTCTCCGTTTCTG GGAATGGAGCCGTATTCTAAGGTCAGATACTCAAGAAAGAATTTTTCATCTACTACTCACGTTGACGTGTGA